The following are from one region of the Luteimonas sp. MC1572 genome:
- a CDS encoding adenosylcobalamin-dependent ribonucleoside-diphosphate reductase has protein sequence MSTVRLEAVQNTMAGKEQDIPMQPASADIWDKKYRLKTKQGDAVDADIDGTYQRVARALSEAEPTAEKQKYWNERFLWALRRGAIPAGRITSNAGALAHKPATSTINCTVSGTIVDSMDGILEKVHEAGLTLKAGCGIGYEFSTLRPRGAFVAGAGAYTSGPMSFMDIYDKMCFTVSSAGGRRGAQMGTFDVGHPDVRDFIRAKREDGRLRQFNLSLLVTDGFIDAVKSDGDWPLVFPVSDKETGDIDMADPAQVVWREWPQHAGYIVRDDGLVACKVYGHIRARHLWDMIMVSTYDYAEPGFILIDRVNEMNNNWWCETIRATNPCGEQPLPPYGACLLGSVNLTSFVHGAFTDQATFDWEEYKEVVRVFTRMLDNVVEVNGLPLEEQRREIIRKRRHGMGFLGLGSTLTMLRMKYGSQESCEFTERIARDMAVAGWETGLALAGEKGPAPIMEERFEVTAEMLRKRPEMARDGWKIGQEVPGKVLHARYSRYMQRIAEVAPELVEQLAETGARFTHHSSIAPTGTISLSLANNASNGIEPSFAHHYSRNVIREGKKSKEKVDVFSYELLAYRVLVNPKAMPFSEEADAKLPDYFISADDINPKEHVDVQAAAQKWVDSSISKTANVPTDYPYEDFKDIYLYAHAQGLKGCTTFRFNPAAFQGVLVKDSDLENTLYRFELEDGSTVEVKGNEEIEYDGEMHSAANLFDALKEGYYGKF, from the coding sequence ATGAGCACGGTTCGCCTGGAGGCTGTACAGAACACCATGGCCGGCAAGGAGCAGGACATCCCGATGCAGCCGGCCTCGGCCGACATCTGGGACAAGAAGTACCGCCTGAAGACCAAGCAGGGCGACGCCGTCGATGCCGACATCGATGGCACCTACCAGCGCGTGGCCCGCGCGCTGTCCGAGGCCGAGCCGACCGCGGAAAAGCAGAAGTACTGGAACGAGCGCTTCCTCTGGGCGCTGCGCCGCGGGGCGATCCCCGCCGGCCGCATCACGTCCAACGCCGGCGCACTGGCGCACAAGCCCGCCACCAGCACGATCAACTGCACGGTGTCCGGCACCATCGTCGATTCGATGGACGGCATCCTCGAGAAGGTCCACGAAGCCGGCCTGACGCTCAAGGCGGGCTGCGGCATCGGCTACGAGTTCTCGACGCTGCGCCCGCGCGGCGCGTTCGTCGCGGGCGCCGGCGCGTATACCTCCGGCCCGATGTCGTTCATGGATATCTACGACAAGATGTGCTTCACGGTATCGTCGGCCGGCGGCCGCCGCGGCGCGCAGATGGGCACCTTCGACGTCGGACATCCGGACGTGCGCGACTTCATCCGCGCCAAGCGCGAGGATGGTCGCCTGCGCCAGTTCAACCTGTCGCTGCTGGTCACCGACGGCTTCATCGACGCGGTCAAGTCCGATGGTGACTGGCCGCTGGTGTTCCCGGTGAGCGACAAGGAAACCGGCGACATCGACATGGCCGACCCGGCGCAGGTGGTGTGGCGCGAGTGGCCGCAGCACGCCGGCTACATCGTCCGCGACGACGGCCTGGTGGCGTGCAAGGTCTACGGCCACATCCGCGCGCGGCACCTGTGGGACATGATCATGGTCTCGACGTACGACTACGCCGAGCCGGGCTTCATCCTGATCGACCGCGTCAACGAGATGAACAACAACTGGTGGTGCGAGACCATCCGCGCCACCAACCCCTGTGGCGAGCAGCCGCTGCCGCCGTACGGCGCCTGCCTGCTCGGCTCGGTCAACCTGACCAGCTTCGTGCACGGCGCGTTCACCGACCAGGCGACGTTCGACTGGGAGGAATACAAGGAGGTCGTGCGCGTGTTCACGCGCATGCTCGACAACGTGGTCGAGGTCAACGGCCTGCCGCTGGAGGAGCAGCGCCGCGAGATCATCCGCAAGCGTCGCCACGGCATGGGCTTCCTCGGCCTCGGCTCCACGCTGACCATGCTGCGCATGAAGTACGGCTCGCAGGAGAGCTGCGAGTTCACCGAGCGCATCGCCCGCGACATGGCGGTGGCGGGCTGGGAAACCGGCCTGGCGCTGGCCGGCGAGAAGGGCCCGGCGCCGATCATGGAGGAGCGCTTCGAGGTTACCGCCGAAATGCTGCGCAAGCGCCCCGAGATGGCGCGCGACGGCTGGAAGATCGGCCAGGAGGTCCCCGGCAAGGTCCTGCACGCGCGCTATTCGCGCTACATGCAGCGCATCGCCGAGGTCGCCCCCGAACTCGTCGAGCAGCTCGCCGAGACCGGTGCGCGCTTCACCCACCACAGCTCCATCGCGCCCACCGGCACGATCAGCCTGTCGCTGGCCAACAACGCCTCCAACGGCATCGAGCCGTCGTTCGCGCACCACTACAGCCGCAACGTGATCCGCGAAGGCAAGAAGTCCAAGGAAAAGGTCGACGTGTTCTCGTACGAGCTGCTCGCCTACCGGGTGCTGGTCAACCCGAAGGCGATGCCGTTCAGCGAGGAGGCGGATGCGAAGCTGCCGGACTATTTCATCAGCGCCGACGACATCAATCCGAAGGAGCACGTCGACGTGCAGGCCGCGGCGCAGAAGTGGGTCGACTCGTCGATCTCCAAGACCGCCAACGTCCCGACCGACTATCCCTACGAGGACTTCAAGGACATCTACCTGTACGCGCACGCGCAGGGGCTGAAGGGCTGCACCACGTTCCGCTTCAATCCCGCCGCGTTCCAGGGCGTGCTGGTCAAGGATTCCGACCTCGAGAACACCCTGTACCGCTTCGAGCTCGAGGACGGCAGCACGGTCGAGGTGAAGGGCAACGAGGAGATCGAGTACGACGGCGAGATGCACAGCGCCGCCAACCTCTTCGACGCGCTCAAGGAAGGCTATTACGGCAAGTTCTAG
- a CDS encoding NrdJb, with protein sequence MAVKIEKKITGYAVVSAADKAASADAADRALSGPALPTAEVIQMHERIERPEILIGNTYKIKSPLVEHAMYVTINDIVLNADTEHESRRPFEIFINSKSMEHFQWIVALTRIMSAVFRKGGDVTFIVDEMKAVFDPKGGYFKAGGVYMPSLVAELGSIVEDHLKSIGMMHDPDMSDATRALIAEKRAAFAKLDLKKNADVSPRGASAAGSQGAREDIEVTGDGAVFPPSATMCHKCSTKALVMMDGCATCLNCGYSKCG encoded by the coding sequence ATGGCCGTCAAGATCGAGAAGAAAATCACCGGATACGCTGTCGTCAGCGCAGCGGACAAGGCCGCAAGTGCCGATGCCGCCGACCGCGCGCTGTCCGGGCCCGCGTTGCCCACCGCCGAAGTGATCCAGATGCACGAGCGCATCGAGCGCCCCGAGATCCTGATCGGCAACACCTACAAGATCAAATCGCCGCTGGTCGAGCACGCGATGTACGTGACCATCAACGACATCGTGCTCAACGCCGACACCGAACACGAGTCCCGGCGCCCGTTCGAGATATTCATCAACTCCAAGTCGATGGAACACTTCCAGTGGATCGTCGCGCTCACCCGCATCATGTCCGCGGTGTTCCGCAAGGGTGGCGACGTCACCTTCATCGTCGACGAGATGAAGGCCGTGTTCGACCCGAAGGGCGGCTACTTCAAGGCCGGTGGCGTGTACATGCCGTCGCTGGTCGCCGAACTCGGCAGCATCGTCGAGGACCACCTGAAGTCGATCGGGATGATGCACGACCCTGACATGAGCGATGCCACCCGGGCGCTCATCGCCGAGAAGCGCGCCGCGTTCGCCAAGCTGGACCTAAAAAAAAACGCTGACGTGAGCCCGCGCGGGGCGTCCGCCGCTGGAAGCCAGGGTGCGCGCGAGGACATCGAAGTCACGGGCGACGGTGCGGTGTTCCCGCCGTCGGCCACCATGTGCCACAAGTGCAGCACCAAGGCGCTGGTGATGATGGATGGCTGCGCGACGTGCCTGAACTGCGGCTACTCGAAGTGCGGGTGA
- a CDS encoding phage holin family protein: MPGEGAPDRATDGAPPPDLIESLRGLRDTGKSGVGAAGEAAKAFRSLVVADVSLARSAAGRSIAFAGVAVVFGASSWLLLMAALIVLLSSQLGLPWWVALCGCAMLSALGAWLAVRKAAAYFEHTRLKTTRRQLARLGIGELSELVPGAASAESARAAEVRVREEANRAPVRDERGVNVTPP, translated from the coding sequence ATGCCGGGTGAGGGCGCGCCCGACCGCGCGACGGACGGTGCCCCGCCCCCCGACCTGATCGAATCCCTGCGTGGCCTGCGCGACACCGGCAAGTCCGGCGTGGGTGCCGCGGGCGAAGCCGCCAAGGCATTCCGCAGCCTGGTGGTGGCCGACGTCTCGCTCGCGCGCAGCGCGGCCGGGCGCAGCATCGCGTTCGCGGGCGTGGCGGTGGTGTTCGGGGCGTCGTCATGGCTGCTGCTGATGGCGGCGCTGATCGTGCTGCTCAGCAGCCAGCTAGGGCTGCCCTGGTGGGTCGCGCTGTGCGGCTGCGCCATGCTCAGCGCGCTGGGCGCATGGCTGGCCGTCCGCAAGGCGGCCGCGTATTTCGAACACACCCGCCTGAAAACCACCCGGCGCCAGCTCGCTCGCCTTGGCATCGGCGAGTTGTCGGAACTCGTGCCCGGCGCCGCATCCGCCGAATCCGCACGCGCCGCCGAGGTCCGCGTGCGCGAGGAGGCCAACCGTGCACCGGTGCGCGACGAGCGCGGCGTCAACGTCACCCCGCCATGA
- a CDS encoding autotransporter outer membrane beta-barrel domain-containing protein, whose protein sequence is MTPTLPRVSILCLAALLVPACAGGSGSDLASSTAAPSPPSSPPPPDLPPPPEPCEAPITDDCVLEGVYTLTFDEYGMSGGRQSAHKLFVHGGMSGGGWVNLKDGEYRFAGGTGIAGTTLVVWDRLVSDVHIHHDYTGLGFAGESELWLLGTVQGNVVNEERLNLTCWSGIHGCASVPQQRIDGNYTQLAEGVLETVLGRHLQVTGTAALDGWLLLARGDAQYVLPTAPSSVLVLHADDGVSGAFDGWSTTSLFLEGALRYTASDVFFDATRISLQAASASNGISDPLSLASASNLDSALAGADRFALLPRTALDDAQRSFLASAASLLWLQDPAQAKRSFDSLAGHAHTTMQEALHRRSAEASAQLDARLASQAYDYGTVWWADAARAHAPGHGLGGPATGLDRWLSPRLLVGGSVSGGRAALQVDRLGGVGEGESPAAAFHAHYRGDGWHLNGVLGAGRTWLQLQRPIEPGADGRHVAHSQRSFEHGFLHGEIGGAVPLGAGSLVPFLALDYSRARSDAFAEQGDTGFELVAGPSRSTRLSAAVGARYARDWTIGRQRLRLELDARFHRDVIDDTTLRAAFRGVPDVGFALPGERKAGGGALRVGLGGDIGRYSQWRMDYADGADDRRDRSWMLALRHAF, encoded by the coding sequence ATGACCCCCACCCTGCCCCGAGTCTCCATCCTCTGCCTTGCCGCACTGCTCGTGCCCGCCTGCGCCGGCGGGAGCGGCAGCGACCTGGCCTCGTCCACGGCCGCCCCATCGCCACCATCATCACCACCCCCTCCTGATCTACCGCCACCGCCGGAGCCCTGCGAGGCCCCGATCACCGATGACTGCGTCCTGGAAGGCGTGTACACGCTGACCTTCGACGAGTACGGGATGAGCGGAGGCCGCCAGAGCGCGCACAAGCTGTTCGTGCATGGCGGCATGTCGGGCGGCGGGTGGGTGAACCTGAAGGATGGCGAATACCGCTTTGCCGGTGGCACCGGGATCGCAGGCACCACCCTGGTTGTCTGGGACAGGCTGGTGTCGGACGTGCACATCCACCACGACTACACCGGGCTGGGCTTCGCCGGGGAAAGCGAGCTGTGGCTGCTCGGGACCGTGCAGGGCAACGTGGTGAACGAGGAGCGACTCAACCTGACCTGCTGGAGCGGCATCCACGGCTGCGCGTCAGTCCCGCAGCAGCGCATCGACGGGAACTACACCCAGCTGGCGGAAGGCGTGCTGGAAACCGTGCTGGGCAGGCACCTGCAGGTCACCGGCACCGCCGCGCTCGACGGTTGGCTGTTGCTGGCCCGCGGTGATGCGCAGTACGTGCTGCCCACCGCTCCCAGCAGCGTGCTGGTCCTGCATGCCGACGACGGCGTCAGCGGCGCGTTCGATGGCTGGTCCACGACCAGCCTGTTCCTCGAAGGTGCGCTCCGCTACACCGCCAGCGACGTGTTCTTCGATGCCACCCGGATCTCGTTGCAGGCCGCTTCGGCCTCCAACGGGATCAGCGACCCATTGAGCCTCGCCAGCGCGTCCAACCTCGACAGCGCGCTCGCCGGCGCCGACCGCTTCGCGCTCCTGCCGCGCACCGCGCTGGACGACGCGCAGCGCAGCTTCCTCGCGTCGGCGGCATCGCTGCTGTGGCTGCAGGATCCGGCGCAGGCGAAGCGCAGCTTCGACAGCCTGGCCGGCCACGCCCACACGACCATGCAGGAGGCGCTGCACCGGCGTTCCGCAGAGGCGTCGGCGCAGCTCGATGCGCGACTGGCCAGCCAGGCCTACGACTACGGGACGGTGTGGTGGGCGGATGCTGCGCGCGCGCATGCGCCCGGCCATGGCCTTGGAGGCCCGGCCACCGGGCTCGACCGGTGGCTGTCACCGCGCCTGCTGGTCGGTGGCAGCGTCAGCGGCGGACGCGCAGCACTGCAGGTCGACCGGCTGGGCGGCGTGGGAGAGGGCGAATCGCCGGCGGCGGCCTTCCATGCCCACTACCGCGGCGATGGCTGGCACCTCAACGGCGTGCTTGGCGCCGGCCGCACCTGGCTGCAACTGCAACGGCCCATCGAACCCGGCGCCGACGGCCGTCATGTCGCCCATTCGCAGCGCAGTTTCGAACACGGGTTCCTGCATGGCGAGATCGGCGGTGCCGTGCCGCTCGGCGCAGGCAGCCTGGTGCCGTTCCTGGCGCTGGACTACAGCCGCGCGCGGAGCGATGCGTTCGCCGAACAGGGCGACACCGGCTTCGAACTGGTCGCCGGGCCATCGCGGTCGACACGACTCTCCGCCGCGGTGGGCGCGCGCTACGCCCGCGACTGGACGATTGGCCGGCAACGGCTGCGCCTGGAGCTGGACGCGCGCTTCCATCGAGACGTGATCGACGACACCACGTTGCGTGCGGCATTCCGCGGCGTTCCAGACGTCGGGTTCGCGCTGCCGGGCGAGCGCAAAGCCGGCGGCGGCGCGCTGCGCGTGGGCCTGGGCGGCGACATCGGCCGGTATTCGCAATGGCGGATGGATTACGCCGACGGCGCCGACGACCGCCGCGACCGGAGCTGGATGCTCGCCCTGCGCCATGCGTTCTGA
- a CDS encoding Do family serine endopeptidase: MKHSTRTLLTLTLAAAFGGFAATAIRDALQVPARAVEPASPTLLLPTLATVPATVEGQALPSLAPMLRRVTPAVVSVHSRQRVRINNPFANDPFFRRMFPDIPEERINESLGSGVIVDAARGYVLTNHHVIEGADEVSVTLADGRTLAAEFVGSDGDTDIALMKIPVAPDGTPLQAMPLADSSALEVGDFVVAVGNPFGVGQTVTSGIVSAVGRSNVPGVGFQNFIQTDASINPGNSGGALVNLRGELVGINTASFNPRGSMAGNIGLGFAIPANLARDVLQQLASTGEVRRGSLGLDSQDLDDRLAASLGLEPGSRGAVVTRVYPGSAAAEAGIRPGDVIAAANGQRIANSESLRNFQGLQPANARVTLEVRRDGTTRQVATTLREQPRMIAGQQLDPRLSGASFADLPEALRRSGAGGVLVESVAPDSRAARSGLREGDVVLAVGRARAADLAGLRTALSDPPQSLVLRIQRGRSQGNLAIE, from the coding sequence ATGAAGCACTCGACGCGAACCCTCCTCACCCTGACCCTTGCCGCTGCGTTTGGCGGTTTCGCCGCCACAGCGATCCGCGATGCGCTGCAGGTGCCCGCGCGCGCGGTCGAGCCGGCCTCGCCGACGCTGCTGCTTCCCACGCTGGCGACGGTGCCCGCCACGGTCGAAGGCCAGGCCCTGCCCTCGCTTGCGCCGATGCTGCGCCGGGTCACGCCGGCGGTGGTCAGCGTGCATTCCCGCCAGCGCGTGCGCATCAACAACCCGTTCGCCAACGACCCCTTCTTCCGCCGCATGTTTCCCGACATCCCCGAGGAGCGGATCAACGAGTCGCTGGGCTCGGGCGTCATCGTCGACGCCGCGCGCGGCTACGTTCTCACCAACCACCACGTGATCGAGGGCGCCGACGAGGTGTCGGTGACGCTGGCGGACGGCCGCACCCTGGCGGCCGAGTTCGTCGGCTCCGATGGCGACACCGACATCGCGCTGATGAAGATCCCGGTGGCGCCCGACGGCACCCCGCTGCAGGCGATGCCGCTTGCCGACAGCAGCGCGCTGGAGGTCGGCGACTTCGTGGTCGCGGTCGGCAACCCGTTCGGTGTCGGCCAGACGGTGACCTCGGGCATCGTGTCCGCGGTCGGGCGCAGCAACGTGCCCGGCGTGGGGTTCCAGAATTTCATCCAGACCGACGCCAGCATCAACCCGGGAAATTCCGGCGGTGCGCTGGTCAACCTGCGCGGCGAACTGGTCGGCATCAACACCGCAAGCTTCAACCCGCGCGGCAGCATGGCCGGCAACATCGGCCTGGGCTTCGCGATCCCGGCAAACCTGGCGCGTGACGTGCTGCAGCAGCTCGCCTCCACCGGCGAGGTGCGCCGCGGATCGCTGGGCCTCGACAGCCAGGATCTCGACGACCGGCTCGCCGCCAGCCTCGGGCTGGAGCCGGGCAGCCGGGGCGCGGTGGTGACCCGCGTCTATCCCGGCTCCGCCGCGGCCGAGGCCGGCATCCGGCCCGGCGACGTGATCGCCGCCGCCAACGGCCAGCGCATCGCCAACAGCGAGTCGCTGCGCAACTTCCAGGGCCTGCAGCCGGCCAATGCGCGGGTCACGCTCGAGGTACGCCGCGACGGCACGACCCGCCAGGTCGCCACCACGCTGCGCGAGCAGCCGCGCATGATCGCCGGACAGCAGCTCGACCCGCGGCTGTCAGGCGCGTCGTTCGCCGACCTGCCCGAGGCGCTGCGGCGCAGTGGCGCGGGCGGCGTGCTGGTCGAGAGCGTGGCGCCGGACAGCCGCGCCGCGCGCAGCGGACTGCGCGAAGGCGACGTGGTGCTCGCCGTCGGCCGCGCCCGCGCCGCCGACCTCGCCGGCCTGCGCACCGCGTTGTCCGATCCACCGCAATCGCTTGTGCTGCGCATCCAGCGCGGCCGCAGCCAGGGCAACCTGGCGATCGAATGA